One window from the genome of Nicotiana tomentosiformis chromosome 5, ASM39032v3, whole genome shotgun sequence encodes:
- the LOC138892618 gene encoding uncharacterized protein — MELKPLPAHLHYDYLGSAETFPVVISSSLINLQEEKLLRVLHEHKRASEWTITDIKGISPSFCMHKYFLEDGHCPSVEQQRRLNPIMKEVVKKEIIKWLDAGIIFPISDSNWMLDKLAGHEYYCILDGYSGFNQIVIAPNDQEKTTLHAFMSFKEYIEVDKAKVEAVAKCRHHLCDWFLEKNVVFKLGAACLKLFDELKKRLVAALIIVQRDWSLPFKLMCDARDHAISALLGQRKDKIFHPIYNASKTLDDAQLNYITIEKELLPAAWALEKF; from the exons ATGGAGCTTAAACCTCTACCGGCGCACTTACACTATGACTATTTGGGAAGTGCCGAAACATTTCCAGTGGTCATTTCATCTAGCTTGATTAATTTGCAAGAAGAAAAGCTATTGCGAGTGCTTCATGAGCATAAGAGAGCTAGTGAGTGGACCATTACAGATATCAAAGGAATCAGTCCATCGTTTTGCATGCACAAATATTTTTTGGAAGATGGACATTGTCCAAGTGTCGAACAACAAAGGAGGCTGAATCCCATTATGAAAGAGGTCGTAAAGAAGGAAATAATCAAGTGGCTAGATGCCGGTATCATCTTTCCAATTTCAGATAGTAATTGG ATGTTGGACAAACTAGCTGGACATGAGTACTATTGcatccttgatggatattccgggtTCAACCAGATTGTTATAGCTCCAAatgatcaagagaaaacaacattACATGCCtttatg AGTTTCAAAGAGTatattgaagttgacaaggctaaGGTGGAGGCAGTCGCAAAATGCCGCCATCATCTCTGTGACTG GTTTCTTGAAAAGAACGTGGTATTCAAACTTGGTGCGGCCTGTCTGAAGTTATTTGATGAGCTCAAGAAGAGGTTGGTGGCTGCGCTAATCATTGTGCAACGAGATTGGTCCTTGCCATTTAAACTTATGTGTGATGCAAGAGACCATGCTATTAGTGCCCTGTTGGGCCAAAGAAAGGACAAGATATTTCACCCCATATATAATGCGAGTAAGACTCTTGATGATGCACAATTGAATTACATCACCATTGAGAAGGAGTTGTTGCCGGCTGCGTGGGCATTAGAGAAATTTTGA